The following are from one region of the Thermoproteus uzoniensis 768-20 genome:
- a CDS encoding secretion system protein, translated as MVALGMRGFSALKQIVVVAASLAAIAVIALAVYRATIEVRSAYPPAEIAVAIKSFKPVAVPDYVPVYVVKVHYQFSGGRYVLLPGPSPPACSDCVPPTGWLYAVSFGANASPIYGVYYSAANYTMYVGRAVVVVPYFNNGTLYYLYPMCAGGYRFSEKSVHLDNVPISITIILLDCS; from the coding sequence GTGGTCGCTTTGGGCATGAGGGGCTTCTCGGCATTGAAACAGATAGTCGTAGTGGCCGCGTCGCTCGCGGCGATTGCCGTGATCGCGCTGGCGGTGTATAGGGCTACTATTGAAGTGAGGTCCGCATATCCTCCAGCCGAAATCGCCGTAGCGATAAAGTCCTTCAAGCCCGTGGCCGTCCCTGATTATGTGCCTGTCTATGTGGTGAAAGTCCACTATCAATTCTCTGGAGGACGCTACGTGTTGTTGCCTGGCCCCTCACCTCCAGCATGTAGCGACTGCGTGCCGCCGACAGGTTGGCTCTACGCCGTCTCGTTTGGAGCGAACGCATCGCCGATATACGGGGTCTACTACAGTGCGGCGAACTACACTATGTACGTCGGGAGAGCGGTGGTCGTGGTGCCCTATTTCAATAACGGCACACTTTACTATCTATACCCCATGTGCGCGGGCGGCTATCGTTTTTCCGAGAAGTCGGTCCATCTAGATAATGTACCTATATCTATTACTATAATTTTACTAGATTGCTCATAA
- the upp gene encoding uracil phosphoribosyltransferase: MPVYIIDHPYAQHVLTKLRDKNTNSLEFRKGLVKLGRIMGYEIAKRFPRREVVVQTPLGEARGLVLEDLDKVVIVEVLRAAMPLVEGLLKAFPEAKIGVIAARRREEGGAIGVDVYYVRLPEVEGSVVLMADPMLATGVTMASAIREVLGRGSPKRLMVASVIATPMGVERVLSTYPQAEIYAVAIDEVLNKNGFIVPGLGDAGDRAFGS, encoded by the coding sequence ATGCCGGTATATATAATTGACCATCCATACGCGCAGCACGTACTTACGAAGCTCCGCGATAAGAACACTAACAGCTTGGAGTTCCGCAAGGGCCTCGTCAAGCTCGGCCGCATAATGGGGTATGAAATCGCCAAGAGGTTTCCCAGAAGGGAGGTCGTGGTCCAGACTCCGCTGGGAGAGGCTAGGGGCTTGGTGCTCGAGGATCTCGACAAGGTGGTGATAGTCGAGGTGTTGAGGGCGGCTATGCCGCTCGTCGAGGGGCTCCTCAAGGCCTTCCCCGAGGCCAAGATAGGCGTCATAGCGGCTAGGAGGAGGGAGGAGGGGGGCGCCATAGGCGTCGACGTATACTACGTCAGGCTTCCGGAGGTGGAGGGCTCGGTGGTCCTCATGGCGGATCCCATGTTGGCCACAGGCGTCACCATGGCCTCCGCGATACGGGAGGTGTTGGGCAGAGGCTCGCCCAAAAGGCTGATGGTTGCCTCGGTCATAGCGACGCCGATGGGAGTAGAGCGCGTGCTGTCCACATACCCTCAAGCCGAGATCTACGCGGTGGCCATAGACGAGGTCCTCAACAAAAACGGGTTTATTGTGCCCGGGCTCGGCGATGCCGGCGATAGGGCGTTCGGCAGCTGA
- a CDS encoding site-2 protease family protein codes for MGWPYRPYTSEVVDFVLAIASVAVAYVFNIANPISGFLLPTIAIAIAIVPHELAHRQAARRRGCWSRFVLYRPGFLVTLIVNGLVGAFTRTPVLFISGYTLISCHSYTREDDGLISLAGPLTNIAVALLSLALLSLPIALGLLSIQFLIYLMRLNAFVAFFNLLPLGPLDGSKIFRWNIAVWAVMFLVAIYLSFIL; via the coding sequence ATGGGTTGGCCATATCGGCCATACACGAGCGAGGTCGTCGACTTTGTTCTGGCCATAGCGTCGGTCGCCGTCGCCTATGTCTTCAACATAGCTAACCCCATATCCGGCTTCTTGTTGCCCACGATCGCGATAGCCATAGCCATAGTGCCCCACGAGCTGGCGCATAGACAGGCGGCCAGACGCAGAGGTTGCTGGTCGCGCTTCGTCCTCTACCGGCCCGGCTTCCTCGTCACCTTGATAGTAAACGGCCTCGTCGGCGCCTTCACGAGGACGCCCGTGTTGTTCATATCGGGATACACGCTCATATCTTGCCACAGCTACACGCGCGAGGACGACGGCTTGATCTCTCTGGCCGGCCCTCTGACCAACATAGCGGTGGCCCTACTGTCGCTGGCGCTCCTATCTCTGCCGATAGCCCTCGGCCTTCTCTCGATCCAGTTCTTGATCTACTTAATGAGGCTCAACGCGTTCGTCGCCTTCTTCAACCTCCTGCCTCTCGGCCCTCTAGACGGCTCAAAGATATTCAGGTGGAACATAGCCGTCTGGGCAGTCATGTTCCTAGTGGCGATCTACCTCTCCTTCATACTCTAA
- a CDS encoding M1 family aminopeptidase, which yields MTRYLLGRDFAFPEYVPRFPRQYDFDVLKLDADIEVDLWSREVKGVVKYRVRAKRDLRKVMLDAVELEVLGASTSYSYDGETITLDLDLPAGREAEFEIRYRARPRKGIYFVLPDKHHPYRVPMAWTQGESEDNRYWLPLPDTPNIKFPWKLAITVPKPYVAGSNGVLVEVRDNGDRQTFVWEMRHPMSPYLIALAAGDFEIIRDKCGDVALEYWLPRGRAGAAQYSFKNTCNIMKFFEEYLGVPYPYERYAQVVVQEFVYGGMENTTFTILTDWTLHDRHAHCPYGDFPCAEEDFSSDPLVAHEMAHQWFGDLVTAKDWGHISINESFATFIEALWTERSKGRDEYLYEIYLNLKTYLNEYSTRYARPIVTNLYAIPEEVFDRHSYEKGSVVLHMIRSLLGDDAFRRGLKLFLERHRYKNADIEDLRKALEEASGRDLEWLWRQFFYSAGHPVVKASWNKNNGVRVVLEQTQPDDSFPVYTLPLEIDVVYEDGRRDRIAVSFSEKRLEVPLGEKPRYVCVDPEFKLLKVVELSFPVEVLGAMLEDEHLYCRLQAVEALRKNGSNRAVELLAKALRDRFWGVAAEAARALGAIGTADAVKALMEAYREVRHPRARRAVMEALGNARRREAAEFLDKVLHDGSESYYVRYEAARALGRIKWEFAEHSLKRALEYGGHLDVVTRGAIEGLAELGSDNALDIVLRYAAEDKPTWVRMTAVQSLSKFGPRPQVLEALRRALRDENYRIRAAAVTAALDLMDARLLPDLQERAERDVDGRIRRMAREAAEKIRKAMDRGAEYQRLREEVEKLRDEYRKLLDRLARLER from the coding sequence ATGACTAGGTATTTGTTGGGGAGGGACTTCGCCTTTCCCGAATACGTCCCCCGCTTCCCGCGACAGTACGACTTCGACGTGCTCAAGCTCGACGCGGATATAGAGGTCGACCTCTGGAGCCGCGAGGTAAAAGGCGTCGTGAAGTATAGGGTAAGGGCCAAGAGAGATCTCCGCAAAGTGATGCTGGACGCAGTAGAACTCGAGGTGCTGGGCGCCTCGACCAGCTACTCCTACGACGGGGAGACGATAACGCTCGACTTGGACCTCCCGGCGGGCCGCGAGGCCGAGTTCGAGATAAGGTATAGGGCGAGGCCGCGCAAGGGCATCTATTTCGTCCTACCGGACAAGCACCACCCCTATAGGGTGCCCATGGCCTGGACGCAGGGAGAGAGCGAGGACAACAGGTATTGGCTACCCCTCCCCGACACGCCCAACATAAAATTCCCCTGGAAGCTGGCCATCACAGTCCCCAAGCCCTACGTGGCGGGGAGCAACGGCGTGCTCGTTGAAGTGAGAGACAACGGAGACCGGCAGACGTTTGTCTGGGAGATGAGGCATCCAATGTCGCCGTACTTGATAGCGCTGGCGGCCGGCGACTTCGAGATAATAAGGGACAAGTGCGGCGACGTGGCCCTCGAATACTGGCTACCTAGGGGACGCGCCGGGGCGGCGCAGTACAGCTTCAAGAACACCTGCAACATAATGAAGTTCTTCGAGGAGTATCTGGGAGTCCCCTATCCGTACGAGCGCTACGCCCAGGTTGTGGTCCAAGAGTTCGTGTACGGAGGGATGGAGAACACCACCTTCACGATCCTGACGGACTGGACTCTCCACGACAGGCACGCGCACTGTCCCTACGGCGACTTCCCCTGCGCCGAGGAGGACTTCTCCTCCGATCCTCTCGTGGCGCATGAAATGGCCCATCAATGGTTCGGCGACCTGGTCACGGCAAAGGACTGGGGCCATATATCCATAAACGAGTCGTTTGCGACGTTCATAGAGGCCCTCTGGACCGAGCGCTCTAAGGGCCGGGACGAATATCTCTACGAGATCTATTTGAACCTAAAGACGTACCTCAACGAATATAGCACGCGCTACGCCAGGCCCATAGTGACCAACCTCTACGCCATACCCGAGGAGGTCTTCGACAGACATTCCTACGAGAAGGGGTCGGTGGTGTTGCACATGATCAGGAGCCTGCTGGGCGACGACGCGTTTAGGAGGGGGCTCAAGCTGTTTCTGGAGCGCCACAGGTACAAGAACGCCGATATAGAGGACTTGAGGAAGGCCCTCGAGGAGGCGAGCGGCAGAGACCTCGAGTGGCTGTGGCGCCAGTTCTTCTACTCCGCCGGCCACCCTGTCGTGAAGGCCTCTTGGAACAAGAACAACGGCGTGAGGGTGGTTCTCGAGCAGACGCAGCCGGACGACAGCTTCCCCGTCTACACCCTCCCGCTGGAGATCGACGTCGTCTACGAGGACGGGCGGCGCGATAGGATAGCTGTGAGCTTCTCGGAGAAGCGCTTGGAGGTGCCCCTGGGCGAGAAGCCTAGGTACGTTTGCGTAGATCCCGAGTTCAAGCTGTTGAAGGTCGTGGAGCTCAGCTTCCCGGTGGAGGTGCTCGGCGCGATGCTGGAAGACGAACATCTGTACTGCAGGCTACAGGCTGTGGAGGCTCTGAGGAAGAACGGGAGCAATAGGGCTGTGGAGCTCCTCGCCAAGGCGCTCCGCGATAGGTTCTGGGGCGTCGCCGCCGAGGCCGCCCGCGCGTTGGGCGCCATAGGCACGGCAGACGCCGTCAAGGCGTTGATGGAGGCCTACCGCGAGGTGCGCCACCCGAGGGCCCGCCGCGCCGTCATGGAGGCGCTGGGCAACGCGAGGCGGCGCGAGGCCGCCGAATTTCTAGACAAGGTGCTGCACGACGGCTCCGAGAGCTACTACGTCAGGTACGAGGCGGCTAGGGCTCTGGGGAGGATCAAGTGGGAGTTCGCCGAACACAGCCTCAAGAGGGCCTTGGAGTACGGCGGACATCTGGACGTAGTGACTAGGGGCGCCATAGAGGGGCTCGCCGAGCTCGGGAGCGATAACGCCCTCGATATAGTCCTGCGCTATGCCGCCGAGGACAAGCCGACGTGGGTCAGAATGACGGCGGTCCAGTCCCTCTCCAAGTTCGGCCCCAGGCCGCAGGTGCTCGAGGCGCTACGCAGGGCGCTCCGCGACGAGAACTACCGCATAAGGGCGGCTGCGGTGACGGCGGCTTTGGACTTAATGGACGCGAGGCTTCTGCCGGATCTCCAGGAAAGGGCCGAGAGGGATGTGGACGGGAGGATTAGGAGGATGGCGCGCGAGGCCGCCGAGAAGATCAGGAAGGCCATGGATCGCGGGGCGGAGTACCAGAGGCTACGGGAGGAGGTGGAGAAGTTGCGCGACGAGTACAGGAAGTTGCTAGACAGATTGGCGCGGCTTGAAAGATAG
- a CDS encoding PhoH family protein: protein MIDKIKPQTVGQERALNALSDPENEIVGLFGPTGTGKSLLSIAYGISSVQGGKYKRFVIARPIVDVSTGRALTPEDLGEMYYKLAAVYLEDILGEYATREEIEKLLREETVIVTDVNYLRGRTFDDTVIFLDDAQNVQPDSAAEVLIRLGRNSKLIVAGDPVFQRSEDGADGATLLREALLGEEKAVVVDLGVKDIVRPGARRGIKLALELRMRKRRLTDSERYVHDAFRVYAPDADVITAIEFKADKESLGIKGDVPDALVFVKEGHLGRAVGRGGERIKNVENDTGLRLRLVEMTLDFKNWIRALHPAGWISKHILDVDFAGPELLVTVRRSEFGAFVGHRGAYVRLMDRVFRRLLSIGVRAVEAEEEEK, encoded by the coding sequence GTGATCGACAAGATAAAGCCGCAGACGGTGGGACAGGAGCGGGCTCTCAACGCGTTGTCCGATCCGGAGAACGAGATAGTGGGCCTCTTCGGCCCGACCGGCACGGGGAAATCGCTGTTGAGCATAGCGTACGGGATCTCCTCGGTGCAGGGCGGCAAGTACAAGCGGTTCGTAATAGCGAGGCCTATCGTCGACGTCTCCACGGGCCGCGCGCTGACGCCTGAGGATCTCGGCGAGATGTACTACAAGCTGGCGGCCGTATATCTCGAGGACATCTTGGGCGAGTACGCCACGCGGGAGGAGATAGAGAAGCTGTTGAGGGAGGAGACCGTCATAGTGACCGACGTGAACTACCTGAGGGGCAGGACTTTCGACGACACGGTCATATTCCTCGACGATGCCCAGAACGTCCAGCCGGACAGCGCGGCCGAGGTCCTCATAAGGCTGGGGAGAAACAGCAAGCTCATAGTGGCTGGCGATCCCGTGTTCCAGCGGAGCGAGGACGGCGCTGACGGCGCGACGCTGTTGAGGGAAGCCCTGCTCGGCGAGGAGAAGGCCGTGGTCGTCGATCTAGGCGTCAAGGATATCGTGAGGCCGGGGGCCAGGAGGGGGATAAAACTAGCCCTAGAGTTGCGCATGCGTAAGCGCCGCCTCACCGACTCGGAGAGGTACGTGCACGACGCTTTCAGGGTCTATGCCCCCGACGCGGATGTCATAACCGCTATAGAGTTCAAGGCGGACAAGGAGTCCCTAGGCATAAAGGGCGACGTCCCCGACGCCTTAGTCTTCGTGAAGGAGGGCCACTTGGGCAGGGCGGTGGGCAGAGGCGGCGAGCGGATAAAAAACGTCGAGAACGACACAGGCCTTAGGCTGCGGCTAGTCGAGATGACGCTCGATTTCAAGAACTGGATAAGGGCGTTGCACCCTGCCGGCTGGATATCGAAGCATATACTCGACGTGGACTTCGCCGGTCCCGAGCTGTTGGTCACAGTTAGGCGGAGCGAATTCGGCGCCTTTGTGGGGCATAGAGGCGCCTACGTGAGGCTTATGGATCGCGTCTTCAGAAGGCTCTTGTCTATAGGCGTCCGCGCAGTGGAGGCCGAGGAGGAGGAGAAGTGA
- a CDS encoding acylphosphatase, whose product MKIRLHIFIKGELNLPGVPFRHIMRDVARRNNVTGWVRFVSDDVAEAVLEGEERDVDAVLRWAYAGPQGTKVREVEILREEYRGEYGDFKIL is encoded by the coding sequence GTGAAGATCCGCCTCCATATATTTATAAAGGGCGAGTTGAACCTGCCCGGCGTGCCGTTTAGGCATATAATGAGGGACGTGGCCAGGAGGAACAACGTAACTGGCTGGGTGCGTTTCGTCTCGGACGACGTGGCTGAGGCCGTGCTCGAGGGCGAGGAGAGAGACGTCGACGCGGTGCTCAGGTGGGCCTACGCGGGTCCGCAGGGCACCAAGGTTAGGGAGGTCGAGATATTGAGGGAGGAGTACAGAGGCGAGTACGGCGATTTCAAAATCCTATAG
- a CDS encoding prepilin peptidase produces the protein MLELGLAELAVLGLASYQDIKTREIDAWVVALLFLPALAAAYLSWDTPLYLMSPILGLILALAMRLTGSGYADSLTIIALSLFPPFSPVLPTPAVVVLGAGLSVLGTSIWLFLANRGRPCKMTLAQRLTHICVPREEALRRSHRYIIGEVKDLEKYKPPERIEGDYVLAKYGVPYVAHMALGFALYLALYWILTAPRPL, from the coding sequence ATGTTGGAGCTAGGCTTGGCGGAGCTGGCCGTCCTGGGGCTGGCGTCGTACCAGGACATAAAGACGAGGGAGATAGACGCTTGGGTCGTCGCCCTTCTATTCCTGCCGGCTCTCGCCGCCGCGTACCTCTCCTGGGACACGCCGCTGTACCTCATGTCGCCTATATTGGGCCTCATACTGGCGCTGGCCATGCGGCTGACCGGCAGCGGATACGCCGACTCGCTCACGATAATCGCGTTGTCCCTATTCCCGCCGTTTTCGCCCGTACTGCCCACGCCAGCGGTCGTGGTGTTGGGCGCCGGCCTGTCGGTTCTGGGCACCTCTATCTGGCTGTTCTTGGCTAACCGGGGAAGGCCTTGTAAGATGACCCTCGCCCAGAGGCTTACCCACATATGCGTGCCCCGCGAGGAGGCCTTGAGGCGGAGCCACAGGTACATCATCGGCGAGGTCAAAGACCTCGAGAAGTACAAGCCGCCGGAGAGGATAGAGGGGGATTACGTGTTGGCCAAGTACGGAGTGCCCTACGTCGCGCACATGGCGCTCGGGTTCGCCCTATATCTAGCCCTCTACTGGATTCTGACAGCCCCGCGGCCGCTATAG
- a CDS encoding bifunctional phosphoglucose/phosphomannose isomerase, with product MLDDYLNWEKYVIRSGVDLPEEYRHEGRVYRLAPADRLYVAGMGGSGVVGDLIRDLSTVREWPFEVVVVKDYFFRGRDGLMLAVSYSGNTAETLTAAAAALRRGMPVVAITTGGKLAEMGVPVVKVPKASAPRAALPQMLTAALWVLKRVYGIDFDVPSSLPYDEGLADRLIRVLGARPTIVAPASMQGLAYRVKNEVNENAKLDPLVEILPEAHHNWIEGASGPIMALTSPDIPAEHRMRVKLTIDLLSGEVFEVPMTVGGILTFLKHVGVATVKIALGRGIDPLRTPRIDELKRRLP from the coding sequence ATGCTGGACGACTATCTGAACTGGGAGAAGTACGTGATTAGGTCCGGGGTCGATCTCCCCGAGGAGTACCGGCACGAGGGACGCGTCTATAGGCTGGCGCCGGCCGACAGACTGTACGTGGCGGGGATGGGGGGCTCCGGCGTCGTGGGGGATCTGATAAGGGACCTATCCACGGTGCGGGAATGGCCCTTCGAGGTGGTCGTCGTCAAGGACTACTTCTTCAGAGGGAGGGACGGCCTCATGCTCGCCGTGTCTTACTCTGGAAACACCGCCGAGACCCTCACGGCCGCGGCCGCCGCCTTGAGGCGGGGCATGCCGGTGGTCGCCATAACTACAGGCGGCAAGCTGGCGGAGATGGGCGTGCCCGTGGTCAAGGTGCCGAAGGCCTCGGCGCCTCGCGCCGCCCTGCCGCAGATGTTGACCGCGGCCTTATGGGTCTTGAAGAGGGTCTACGGAATCGACTTCGACGTGCCCTCCTCGTTGCCCTACGACGAGGGGCTCGCCGACAGGCTGATCAGAGTCCTAGGCGCGAGGCCGACTATAGTGGCGCCTGCGTCTATGCAGGGGCTCGCCTATAGGGTCAAGAACGAGGTGAACGAAAACGCGAAGTTGGATCCCTTGGTGGAGATCTTGCCCGAAGCCCACCACAACTGGATAGAGGGCGCCTCGGGTCCCATAATGGCTCTGACGAGCCCCGATATACCGGCCGAGCACAGGATGAGGGTGAAGCTCACCATCGATCTGCTATCGGGGGAGGTCTTCGAGGTGCCTATGACCGTCGGCGGGATTTTGACATTTTTAAAACACGTCGGCGTGGCCACAGTGAAGATAGCGTTGGGCAGAGGGATAGACCCGTTGAGGACTCCCAGAATAGACGAGTTGAAGAGGAGGCTTCCGTGA
- a CDS encoding DEAD/DEAH box helicase: MEFRVVVNGVEIVREWSWDRISKVKEELKKMGFRWTGGGWVGRLRDPASLYALKALLDLNDEELEEVLKASGLGSGDAILVVGDVPDRLKPYVVASYGSSHLISATRFIRDFVASDKKAIAEAPSYDEYVRRAAEEFKALVRGVEVKGDLEAVVKNAVEIALGSERLKALYEKRMAWRRAELWPTKAVLNFAGRELFAELGNFKLAYNIVGKDGEVKQVFIKLIRASRENNKVIITYPVFIRDKISEILRKYGYIVVKKDLEYKQVQYKQNISLYDFQKRAVDSWERAGRRGTIAVPTGGGKTFIAMAALARASTTALILAVTQELAAQWAERLRRHLGVSPGMLGAGKHDVRDVTVAIYNSAVKYVDELVGKFGVVVFDEAHHVPAETFKEIALALDSPFRLAISATPKREDGNELLIYEAVGPLVYRATYTEMIEAGLVVPVEHYRIYIKPSPEEEQEYRSVQSTTDNAIVLRNIASQISSKIPIAVEIVKREVALGHKVLVFTQFLEQAKAVYDKLREESIRSELITSEERDRSSAFSRFLSGAAKVVVTTTVLDEGVDVPDADVAVIVSGSGSKRQMLQRVGRVVRRAPGKSVARVYELIARGTIEEALSESRHVDDVIEESVCRKFSEQTFREFLRSTRLTDFRSF; the protein is encoded by the coding sequence GTGGAGTTTCGCGTCGTCGTTAACGGCGTGGAGATCGTGAGGGAGTGGAGCTGGGACAGAATATCCAAGGTCAAGGAGGAGCTGAAGAAAATGGGGTTCCGATGGACCGGCGGCGGGTGGGTGGGCAGATTGAGGGACCCCGCATCCCTATATGCGCTGAAGGCTCTGCTCGACCTAAACGACGAGGAGCTGGAGGAGGTCTTGAAGGCGAGCGGCCTCGGCTCGGGCGACGCGATACTGGTCGTAGGCGACGTTCCCGACCGCCTGAAGCCCTACGTCGTTGCCTCCTACGGCTCCTCCCACCTCATATCTGCGACTAGGTTCATAAGAGACTTCGTGGCCTCGGACAAGAAGGCTATAGCCGAGGCCCCATCCTACGACGAGTACGTGCGCCGCGCCGCCGAGGAGTTCAAGGCCTTGGTCAGAGGCGTGGAGGTTAAGGGCGATCTGGAGGCCGTTGTGAAGAACGCCGTGGAGATAGCTCTCGGTTCTGAGCGCCTTAAGGCGCTTTACGAGAAGCGGATGGCGTGGAGGCGCGCGGAGCTCTGGCCTACGAAGGCCGTGCTGAACTTCGCCGGAAGGGAGCTGTTCGCCGAGCTGGGCAACTTCAAGCTGGCGTACAACATTGTCGGGAAGGACGGCGAAGTGAAACAAGTTTTTATAAAACTTATTAGAGCATCAAGAGAAAATAATAAAGTAATAATAACATATCCAGTATTTATTAGAGATAAAATTTCTGAAATATTAAGAAAATATGGTTATATTGTTGTAAAGAAAGACCTGGAATATAAACAAGTCCAGTATAAACAGAACATATCGCTCTACGATTTCCAGAAGCGGGCCGTCGACAGCTGGGAGCGGGCGGGCAGGAGGGGCACCATAGCGGTGCCTACCGGCGGCGGGAAGACCTTCATAGCCATGGCCGCCTTGGCCAGGGCGTCGACTACGGCGCTCATATTAGCGGTTACGCAAGAGCTGGCGGCCCAGTGGGCGGAGCGGCTGAGGCGGCATCTAGGCGTGAGCCCCGGCATGTTGGGCGCGGGCAAACACGACGTGAGGGACGTCACGGTGGCCATATACAACTCCGCGGTGAAATACGTCGACGAGCTGGTGGGCAAATTCGGCGTGGTTGTGTTCGACGAGGCGCACCACGTGCCCGCCGAGACGTTCAAGGAGATAGCGCTGGCCCTCGACTCGCCCTTTAGACTGGCCATATCGGCGACGCCCAAGCGCGAGGACGGCAACGAGCTATTGATATACGAAGCGGTCGGCCCCTTGGTATATAGAGCTACATACACTGAGATGATAGAAGCGGGCCTGGTTGTCCCCGTGGAGCACTATAGGATATATATAAAGCCAAGTCCCGAGGAGGAACAAGAGTATAGATCGGTCCAGTCGACTACGGACAACGCCATAGTCTTGCGGAATATAGCGTCTCAGATCTCGTCGAAAATCCCCATAGCCGTCGAGATAGTGAAAAGGGAGGTGGCCTTGGGCCACAAGGTGCTGGTGTTTACCCAGTTCTTGGAGCAGGCGAAGGCCGTATACGATAAGTTGCGCGAGGAGTCAATACGCTCCGAGCTGATAACGTCTGAGGAGCGCGACAGGAGCTCTGCCTTCTCCCGCTTCCTCTCAGGAGCCGCAAAAGTCGTGGTGACCACCACGGTGCTTGACGAAGGCGTGGACGTGCCCGACGCGGACGTCGCCGTAATAGTCAGCGGTAGCGGCTCCAAGCGGCAGATGTTGCAACGGGTTGGGAGGGTTGTAAGAAGGGCTCCGGGCAAGTCCGTGGCGCGGGTGTACGAGCTGATAGCTAGAGGCACCATAGAGGAGGCGTTGTCGGAGTCCCGGCATGTGGACGACGTGATAGAGGAATCGGTATGTAGGAAGTTCTCGGAGCAGACTTTTAGGGAGTTCCTGCGCTCGACAAGGCTCACGGATTTCAGGAGCTTTTAA